One Parashewanella spongiae genomic window, AATCGTTTAAAAATGAAGATCAGAGTTGTTCATTATCCAGCTTATTGCTCGAAGTACAATCCAATTGAGCACCTTGTTTTTCCTCATGTTACAAGAGCTTGTAAAGGTGTTCCTTTCGAGGCTGTTGAAGTTGCAAAGCACTATATGGAGAAGGCAGAGACCACCAAAGGATTTAATGTAAAAGTGAGAGTTATGGACAAAATTTATGAGAAAGAACGAAAATACGCATTATCATGCAAGGAAAGTATGACCATCTTATTTGATAAGGCGCTACCTAAATGGAATTACACAGTAGTTCCTGCTTGAGCTGGAAATCGGGAAGTTATTTTGGGACAGTTCCTTGATACCAATTGAAGCCAAGCTAGGGGCTGTTTATCTTTCGTGATTATTTTTGCAGCGATAAATTGGTCGTTTATACAAGACAGAGCTTATGCGGTTTGGTATTTCAAATAAGCAAGCGATAACGCAGTAGAAATGACCAATTTACGCTGTCAGAGATGCTTTTGAGCGTTCACTATTCTGTGTTGTAACCCGTTTACTTAGATGACTAAGCTTCACGGCTTACGCCTTGAACAGATAAACGCTCAAATAGCACAAAATTTAATCCTGAAAGATAAACAGCCCCTAGTCATCTACACTTTCTCGATCCATATTTTCAGTATTTTCTAACCACAATGCGTTGATGATCCCAAAAGAGCATGCCAACAGGACACCTAATATCCAACTAAAATACCACATACTGTGTTCCCTCTAATAAAGTGATGCTTGTTTTTCTTCAATGTGTTTACGGGTTAATCGGCCAAACATTTTCATGTACGTCCAAATGGTGTAACTCAATATAATTGGCACTAAAATCCCTGCGGCAATTGTCATTATAGTTAACGTTTTTTGGCTGGCCGTTGCATCCCACATGGTTAAACTCATGTTTGGTGATAATGACGATGGCATAACAAATGGAAACATAGCGGCTCCGCATGTGAGTATAACCATCGAAATGGTAATTGAACTTGAGAAAAACGCCCAACCTGAACGATTAAACCTGCTACAAAGCAATACAATAATAGGGAACATCAAGCCTAGAATAGGCAGCATTAAACTCAATGGGTATCGTTCATAATTAATTAACCAAGCACCAGCCTCAATAGCAACTTGTTTAACACGAGGATCAGAAACGCCTGTTGGTGAAAGCCCTGACTGCACAACATAGCCATCAATACCTAGAATTAACCATATACCAGCAGCTCCAAAGCATAATAAAAACACGACACTACTGATCTGGCTCGCGATCGCAGCCTTCGCCCGTAAATGTGCCTCTGTTTTCATTTGTAGCCATGTTGCTCCTTGCATAACAAACATAGACACACAAACCAAACCCGCCAACAAACCAAATGGATTAAGTAGTTGCCAAAAGCTCCCATGATAGTTGGCTCTTAAATACTCATCTAAGGTAAACGGCACACCTTGAAGTAAATTACCAAAAGCAACACCAATGATTAACGGAGGGACAACGCCTCCAATAAATAATGCCCAATCCCAAGTGGTGCGCCATCTTGGATCTTGGATCTTTGAGCGATAATCAAAACCTACAGGTCTTAAATACAGCGCAAACAGTACAAACATCATCGCAAGATAAAAGCCTGAAAACGCAACCGCATAAACCATAGGCCAAGCAGCAAACAGAGCTCCAGCGCCTGTAATTAGCCATACTTGATTGCCATCCCAATGGGGAGCAACAGTATTAATCATCACTCGACGTTCAATATCATCATGCCCAAGAATCGGCAACAAAGCCCCTACGCCCATATCAAAACCGTCAGTGACTGCAAAACCAATAAACAAAACACCAATAAGTGCCCACCAAATAAGCCGTATAATTTCATAATCCAACATAGTCGTTTCCTTATGTTTTACGAGTGTCGGCTGGCGACGTTGGGGATTCGAAGTGATAACGCCCTGTTTGTAGGCTACTTGGTCCTTTCAAAATAAATTTACGCATAAGGAACACTTCAACACAAAGTAGAATGGTATAAAACACTGTAATAGTGATGATACTGAACCAGATTTCACTGGGGTCTAGTGTCGATGCGGATAAATGTGTAGGAAGAATTTCAGATATCGTCCAAGGCTGTCTACCGTATTCTGCCACCAGCCAACCACATTCAATGGCTAACCAAGGAAGTGGTAAACTGTATAACGCTGCTTTCAATACCCACTTTTTCTCGGCAATTTTATGGCGCGTACTTTGCCAAAAGGCCGCAAAGAAAACGAAAAGCATGATCACGCCAAAGCCCACCATAATGCGAAAACTCCAGAATATGGGTGCGACTCTAGGAATACTATCTTTTGCTGCGGCTTTAATTTGTTCTTCGGTTGCATCGACCACATTATCAGTAAAACGTTTCAGCAGTAGCCCATAACCCAGATCACCTTTCACTGCGTCGAACTGGGCAATCACTTCTGGTGACTTTTCACCACTTCGCAGCCTTTCCAATAAACCATAGGCGATCATTCCATTACGGATACGCACTTCATGCTCTTTGATCAGATCTCGAAGACCTGTAACTTCTTCAGTAAGGCTTCTTGTCGCTATGATCCCCATTAAATAAGGCACTTTCAGTGCATATTCAGTATGTTGTTTTTCTTGATCTGGCAAACCGATAATAGTGAAAGCCGCAGGAGCCGATTCTGTATGCCACTCGGCCTCGATAGCGGCTAATTTCACTCGCTGAACTTCACCTACTTCATAGCCAGATTCGTCACCTAATACCATCACCGATAGTATTGATGCCATCCCAAAACTTGCAGCAATCGCAAATGAACGACGTGCAAAAGGTAAATCACGTTGCTTTAGGATATAAAAAGCACTGATAGCCAGCACAAACATAGCACCTGTTACATAGCCGGCAGCCACCGTGTGAACAAACTTAACCTGAGCGACTGGGTTAAAGACAATTTCCCCAAAGTTGGTCATTTCCATTCGCATGGTTTCAAAATTGAACACTGAACCAACTGGGTTTTGCATCCAACCATTCGCAATTAAGATCCATAACGCAGAAAGGTTAGTCCCCAACGCCATTAACCAAGTTACGCCTAAATGTTGGCGTTTACTGAACCGCTCCCACCCAAAGAAGAACATGCCAACAAAGGTTGACTCTAAGAAAAAAGCCATCAAACCTTCAAGCGCTAATGGAGCCCCAAATACATCACCAACATAATGAGAATAATAGGACCAATTAGTACCAAATTGGAACTCCATTGCGATCCCTGTCGTGACACCGAGTGCGAAATTAATTCCGAAAAGTTTTCCCCAGAATTTAGTCATATCTCGGTATATCACCTTGTCTGTCATCACATAAAGTGATTCCATGATTGCCAATAAGATAGACAAGCCGAGGGTAAGTGGCACGAAAAGAAAATGGTACATCGCCGTTAGTGCAAATTGCCATCGGG contains:
- the cydX gene encoding cytochrome bd-I oxidase subunit CydX; translated protein: MWYFSWILGVLLACSFGIINALWLENTENMDRESVDD
- the cydB gene encoding cytochrome d ubiquinol oxidase subunit II; the encoded protein is MLDYEIIRLIWWALIGVLFIGFAVTDGFDMGVGALLPILGHDDIERRVMINTVAPHWDGNQVWLITGAGALFAAWPMVYAVAFSGFYLAMMFVLFALYLRPVGFDYRSKIQDPRWRTTWDWALFIGGVVPPLIIGVAFGNLLQGVPFTLDEYLRANYHGSFWQLLNPFGLLAGLVCVSMFVMQGATWLQMKTEAHLRAKAAIASQISSVVFLLCFGAAGIWLILGIDGYVVQSGLSPTGVSDPRVKQVAIEAGAWLINYERYPLSLMLPILGLMFPIIVLLCSRFNRSGWAFFSSSITISMVILTCGAAMFPFVMPSSLSPNMSLTMWDATASQKTLTIMTIAAGILVPIILSYTIWTYMKMFGRLTRKHIEEKQASLY
- a CDS encoding cytochrome ubiquinol oxidase subunit I, with product MILDEVVELSRWQFALTAMYHFLFVPLTLGLSILLAIMESLYVMTDKVIYRDMTKFWGKLFGINFALGVTTGIAMEFQFGTNWSYYSHYVGDVFGAPLALEGLMAFFLESTFVGMFFFGWERFSKRQHLGVTWLMALGTNLSALWILIANGWMQNPVGSVFNFETMRMEMTNFGEIVFNPVAQVKFVHTVAAGYVTGAMFVLAISAFYILKQRDLPFARRSFAIAASFGMASILSVMVLGDESGYEVGEVQRVKLAAIEAEWHTESAPAAFTIIGLPDQEKQHTEYALKVPYLMGIIATRSLTEEVTGLRDLIKEHEVRIRNGMIAYGLLERLRSGEKSPEVIAQFDAVKGDLGYGLLLKRFTDNVVDATEEQIKAAAKDSIPRVAPIFWSFRIMVGFGVIMLFVFFAAFWQSTRHKIAEKKWVLKAALYSLPLPWLAIECGWLVAEYGRQPWTISEILPTHLSASTLDPSEIWFSIITITVFYTILLCVEVFLMRKFILKGPSSLQTGRYHFESPTSPADTRKT